From Ignavibacteriales bacterium:
TTCTGTCTGTGGGCCTGCCAGTCTTTCAGCAAGTGATCGGCCTGCTCGTGTGAGATGATGCCTTTGTCGGCCATCAGAGGGATGTGGAGTGAAAAGAACCGATGAGCCCACTCCATCACACCGCTGGTCGGCCCGCCGGCAAGACAGGTGGGCGTGAAATCAATCAGACGCAGCCCATGCCTGGCGAACATTTCCGGGATCTTTCCGGTCACATAGGCATCGCCGCCTCCCGAGCGGTAGTATGCGCGCACGATGTCCGGCATACCATCCCATGGACCGCCGCGGGGGTAGAGCGAGAGACCTTCGTAGTAGTAGTCCTGTATGGCAACGATGCCGCCGGGGCGAAGCGTTGCAAAGAGCCGCGTGAGAAATTTTTCGGCATCGGGCACAAACGCAACAACCCAGCGAACGAAGACAATATCATATGCGCCCGCAGGAAGTGAAGTCTGCTCGGCTGTTCCCTGCAGGCAAGAGACATTGGTCCATCCAAGAGCGGTCGCCTGTTTCCTGAGCGAGTCGAGATAGAATTCCGACGGATCGAGGGCGGTGACTTCGCCGGTCTCTCCGACCATTTCCCGGAGGTCGATGGAAACCAGGCCAGGCCCCGCACCGACATCGAGGCAGCGACATCCGGATTGAACTCCCAGGCGGGCAAGGAATTTCCTCGTGACCGATCCCCAGACGCTGTGCTGGAACTGGAGACGCTCAAGTTCCTGTTGGTTCACACCAAGCAGGTATTCGTCGTGTTGACTGGACTCTGGCATTTGCGAATTCGTTTACGCTTGTTGGGGGCTGTTCGCGGGAAGAGGAGAATTTGCTCTCGTCAGGCGAAAGCGTGAATCAATGTACGACAGTTATCAAGAAAGGCAAGGGAGGAGAACACCGGAAGACCCATTGTTCTTCGACAGTTAAACTGTCGAAGATGACCCATGTCCGAGAGTCCCGCCATTAAGATTGGCGGGCAGGTCAACTCTCGGGCAACAAATGTTCATATCAGGCAACATGGGTTGGTGACGTTGCCAGCAACGTCGCTAACCGGTAACAACTGCATTTTAACCGCCTTCGTCAGTCCGAAAAACAAAGCTGATCCAATTCTACCGTATCGTCAGAGAGATGCTCAACTCCAGATTGATAAAGGACTTCCGCGTGCTTGCATCGACAACATTGAGCGGAATGATGTACGTTGCGGAAGGAGCGAGCGTCACCGAGCCTAATTCGATCGATGCTGGAAGCGAGACCTCATAGTCGAGCACGCTGAACGTGCTTGTCGACTTGGTCTGTGTGTTGGTTACTGAACCGACCTTTTTTCCCTTTGCCTTTGTCGTAAGCAATGTCGTGAGTTCGCTGTTCTGTTGGCCGAGCACCCACGAGAAGGAAGGACTCATCGTGATCCTGTTGTAGAGGCTGAGAGGGATCTCGAAGTTATGGGAAACTGACGTTATCAATGTGAATTCCGAGGCGGTACCGAAATTCATGCTGCCGAGTGCAGCGATGGAAACGGCAGGCCAGTCGAACGACAATCCTCCCTGCGCGTTATCCGTGAACACGGAGAGTTCGGTCTTGCTGCTGTCGTTGAACCAGAAGTGTGCGTACGAGAGAGAACCGCCAACAACCTCACTCAGTCTGAACTCGTAGCCGCCGGTCAGCTGAAAATTATCCCACCGGCTCCCTGCGTCATTCACGAAGTACGAAGAGGCCTGGACCGTGAGTCCGGAAGAATGACGATACGCCACCGAGGGGGCGATGGACTGCTGCAGGAGTCCATTGTCGCGTCCGCGGTAGGAGCTGTGATTCGCAAAGGCGGAGGAGAAAACAAGCCGGGAGGTTCCGTACCTCCACATCTCGATGCCGCTGAGCCGGTTATCGATCAGCGCGTTGCGGTAGTCGCGAATGGAATCTCGCGCGGCTTCAAGAGCATCCGTCAGGAGGTCGCTGCGCTCTTCCATCTGCGACGACGCCGTCTCGTGAAACTCTGAGATGAGACTATCCGCAAAGTCTTTGAATTCTGCGAGTCGGTCATTGAAATCTTAACGATTCTCGCAATCCAGGCAGACTGAGAACGCTTTTCGTGTTTTGGCCAACTCTCCGGTGATTTCCGACAGCCGCGCGGTGAAGAGTTGCCATGTGGACGATTCATGGGAAGCGAAGTTCGCGACAAGTGCTGCGCTCACTGTTCGCAGCGAATCCTGCCGTGACGTATCGAGGGAATCGTGAGCTGAAACGATGAGTGAATCGGCAAGGCCGGTGATCCTTTGTCCAGCATCGGCGACGGTGAGTCTCGTTGAGTTCATAAGTGCTTCGACGCGATGCTGCAGCCCCTTGAGGGTTGTATCTACAATGAACTGTGTTGATTTCACAAGGTCACGGCGCAGTTGGGGGATGTCGTCGCCTGCGTTCTTTGTCACTGTGAGGCTGGACTGGGCTATGGTGAGACTCCGGCCAATGGAAAGAAAACAGAGAAGAGTGAGGAACGAGAGCGCTCGACGGGCGCTGTGGTTGTAACGCTTGCTCAATAATACCATGGATTCTTCACTCGCTTGAAATTGGCCTGGTAACCGTCTGTTGTTTCTCTTTGACTGCCGGGTGAACAAGAGGTTTCAAATTCCCGAAAGCAGGTTCCCCATCCTCCCCCAACCGCCGGGGGCGGATAGTCGTTCCCACCCATGCAGTATACTGGAAAATGTTCATTTCGACAATGAGTGTCGACACACCCCCTCAGCGTGAAGTTTATTTTCACACAATCTATGATTACCATTGACTGTGGAACAATGCAATAACGCCCTTTCGTGTTCTCAGGAGGATTGTCTCAATGAAACTCATCCGCTGCTGTGTCGTAGTCCTGTTCTTTATTCCGATGTTCATGCCCGCACAAACGAAGTCGAACGAAGCGGCGTCAAAGACATAT
This genomic window contains:
- a CDS encoding methyltransferase domain-containing protein, coding for MPESSQHDEYLLGVNQQELERLQFQHSVWGSVTRKFLARLGVQSGCRCLDVGAGPGLVSIDLREMVGETGEVTALDPSEFYLDSLRKQATALGWTNVSCLQGTAEQTSLPAGAYDIVFVRWVVAFVPDAEKFLTRLFATLRPGGIVAIQDYYYEGLSLYPRGGPWDGMPDIVRAYYRSGGGDAYVTGKIPEMFARHGLRLIDFTPTCLAGGPTSGVMEWAHRFFSLHIPLMADKGIISHEQADHLLKDWQAHRQNPNTLFFSPLVVDVAGKRPE